In Actinoplanes sp. NBC_00393, a single genomic region encodes these proteins:
- a CDS encoding helix-turn-helix transcriptional regulator, whose protein sequence is MVKPTRITNRITELRRVAGMSQAELGDRVGVTRQTVNAIEAGKYSPSLEVAFKIAQVFGEPLETVFQYPQ, encoded by the coding sequence GTGGTCAAACCGACCCGCATCACCAACCGCATCACCGAGCTGCGCAGAGTCGCGGGAATGAGCCAGGCCGAGTTGGGCGACCGCGTGGGTGTCACCCGGCAGACGGTGAACGCCATCGAGGCGGGGAAATACTCGCCGTCGCTCGAGGTCGCTTTCAAGATCGCTCAGGTGTTCGGGGAGCCGCTCGAAACGGTCTTCCAGTATCCGCAGTAG
- a CDS encoding alpha-1,4-glucan--maltose-1-phosphate maltosyltransferase produces MDAARLPEPAADQLERRAPTVALDAPTAPLRPIGRIPVQDVTPLVDGGNRPVKSVVDEPFEVTATVFREGHDAVNATVVLTDPHGAEQHLPMTRINAGLDLWTATVCAGRTGRWSYRVEGWSDPYGTWHHDAVIKVGAGVDVELMLEEGARVLDRAVAEVTRTDDGVKLLGAAAAALRDAGLTVEERLAAGVAAGVRAELAARPLRDLVTPSPDHPWLVERERALYGAWYEMFPRSEGATQDPETGRWTSGTFATAARRLPGIAAMGFDVVYLTPIHPIGETNRKGRNNTLHAYEGDPGSPYGIGSAAGGHDAVHPDLGDFDAFDGFVAAAREAGLEVALDLALNASPDHPWVKSNPEFFTTRADGSIATAENPPKKYEDIYPLNFDNDPAGVYAEMRRIVQVWIDHGIRIFRVDNPHTKPVEFWEWLIGDVGREHPEVIWLSEAFTRPAMMHILAKVGFQQSYTYYAWRHTRAELTEYCTELAGPAAAYMRPSFWPTTHDILTPFMQHGGPTAWKMRAALAATLVPTYGIYAGYELVEDRPRPGAEEQLDNEKYQYKDRRWADHEPGGPDEGRSIAGYLTRINEIRRAHPALHRLRNLRFHSAEDDNILVFSKARTLHDRHDVILVVANLDPHQTRDTWVHLDMPELGLQWHDGFVAHDLVTGQHFNWGQHNFVRLGPGAEPVHIISVQRY; encoded by the coding sequence ATGGACGCTGCGAGATTGCCCGAGCCGGCCGCCGACCAGCTGGAGCGCCGGGCGCCCACCGTCGCGCTTGATGCGCCGACCGCGCCGCTGAGGCCGATCGGGCGGATTCCGGTGCAGGACGTCACGCCGCTCGTCGACGGCGGCAACCGGCCGGTCAAGTCGGTGGTGGACGAGCCATTCGAGGTGACCGCGACCGTGTTCCGGGAGGGGCACGACGCGGTCAACGCGACCGTGGTGCTCACCGATCCGCACGGCGCCGAGCAGCACCTGCCCATGACGCGCATCAATGCCGGTCTGGACCTGTGGACGGCGACGGTGTGCGCGGGGCGTACCGGCCGGTGGAGTTACCGGGTGGAGGGCTGGTCGGATCCGTACGGCACCTGGCACCACGACGCGGTGATCAAGGTGGGCGCGGGCGTCGACGTCGAGCTGATGCTGGAGGAGGGGGCGCGGGTTCTCGACCGGGCGGTCGCGGAGGTCACGCGTACCGATGATGGGGTGAAGCTGTTGGGCGCGGCTGCTGCCGCGTTGCGTGACGCGGGGCTGACCGTGGAGGAGCGCCTGGCTGCCGGGGTTGCTGCGGGTGTGCGGGCCGAGCTGGCGGCGCGGCCGCTGCGGGATCTGGTCACGCCGAGCCCGGATCATCCGTGGTTGGTGGAGCGCGAGCGTGCGCTCTACGGCGCCTGGTACGAGATGTTCCCGCGGTCGGAGGGTGCGACGCAGGATCCGGAGACCGGCCGCTGGACCAGCGGCACGTTCGCGACCGCGGCGCGGCGGCTGCCGGGCATCGCGGCGATGGGGTTCGATGTGGTCTATCTGACGCCGATCCATCCGATCGGCGAGACCAACCGCAAGGGCCGGAACAACACCCTGCATGCGTACGAGGGAGATCCCGGCTCACCGTACGGGATCGGGTCGGCGGCCGGTGGTCATGACGCGGTGCACCCGGACCTCGGGGATTTCGACGCGTTCGACGGCTTCGTCGCGGCGGCCCGCGAGGCCGGCCTGGAGGTCGCCCTCGATCTCGCGCTGAACGCCTCGCCCGACCATCCGTGGGTGAAGTCGAACCCGGAGTTCTTCACCACCCGCGCGGACGGTTCGATCGCCACGGCCGAGAATCCGCCGAAGAAGTACGAGGACATCTACCCGCTGAACTTCGACAACGACCCGGCAGGCGTGTACGCCGAGATGCGCCGCATCGTGCAGGTGTGGATCGATCACGGCATCCGGATCTTCAGGGTCGACAATCCGCACACCAAGCCGGTCGAGTTCTGGGAGTGGCTGATCGGCGACGTCGGCCGCGAGCATCCCGAGGTCATCTGGCTGTCCGAGGCGTTCACCCGGCCGGCCATGATGCACATCCTCGCCAAGGTCGGCTTCCAGCAGTCGTACACGTACTACGCGTGGCGGCACACCCGGGCGGAGCTGACCGAGTACTGCACCGAGCTGGCCGGCCCGGCCGCGGCGTACATGCGGCCGAGCTTCTGGCCGACCACGCATGACATCCTCACCCCGTTCATGCAGCACGGCGGACCGACGGCGTGGAAGATGCGGGCCGCGCTCGCCGCCACGCTGGTGCCCACCTACGGCATCTACGCCGGGTACGAGCTCGTCGAGGACCGGCCCCGCCCGGGCGCGGAGGAGCAGCTCGACAACGAGAAGTACCAGTACAAGGACCGGCGCTGGGCCGATCACGAGCCGGGCGGGCCGGACGAGGGCCGGTCGATCGCCGGCTATCTGACGAGGATCAACGAGATCCGCCGCGCCCATCCGGCGCTGCACCGGCTGCGGAACCTGCGTTTCCACTCCGCTGAGGACGACAACATCCTGGTGTTCTCCAAGGCCCGCACGCTGCACGACCGGCACGACGTGATCCTGGTGGTGGCCAACCTGGACCCGCATCAGACCCGGGACACGTGGGTGCACCTGGACATGCCGGAGCTGGGGTTGCAGTGGCACGACGGGTTCGTCGCCCACGACCTGGTCACCGGGCAGCACTTCAACTGGGGACAGCACAATTTCGTACGCCTTGGACCGGGCGCCGAGCCGGTCCACATCATCAGCGTGCAGCGCTACTGA
- a CDS encoding SMP-30/gluconolactonase/LRE family protein has translation MAHPVTTVVEGFTFTEAPRWHDGRLWFSDFYTGRVMSVREDGSDSRVEAVVQQQPSGLGWLPDGRLLVVSMRDRRILRREPDGALVTHADLSRHATGHLNDMAVDAEGRAYVGNFGFDLMNGAPLEPAAVHRVDPDGTVSEVAAGLWFPNAINLTADGVVLVNETFGNRISAFDLTEDGRLTGQRVWAQFGPVPTERAVAGALGQLDAAPDGGSLDADVGLWVADAIGGRVIRVAEGGQITDEVRPGTNAYACALGGESGRTLFICTAPDFDEHARSAAREGRIVAVTVPTPAA, from the coding sequence ATGGCGCATCCTGTCACCACCGTCGTCGAGGGGTTCACGTTCACCGAGGCACCGCGCTGGCATGACGGCCGGCTCTGGTTCTCCGACTTCTACACCGGCCGGGTGATGTCGGTCCGCGAGGACGGGAGTGACAGCCGGGTCGAGGCCGTTGTGCAGCAGCAGCCGTCGGGGCTGGGCTGGCTGCCGGACGGGCGGCTGCTGGTCGTCTCGATGCGGGATCGGCGGATCCTGCGGCGTGAGCCGGACGGCGCGCTGGTCACCCACGCCGATCTGAGCCGGCACGCGACCGGCCACCTCAACGACATGGCGGTGGACGCCGAGGGCCGCGCGTACGTCGGCAACTTCGGGTTCGATCTGATGAACGGCGCACCGCTGGAACCGGCGGCCGTGCACCGCGTCGACCCGGACGGCACGGTTTCCGAGGTGGCGGCCGGGCTCTGGTTCCCGAACGCCATCAACCTCACCGCCGACGGTGTCGTGCTGGTCAACGAGACGTTCGGCAACCGGATCTCCGCGTTCGACCTCACCGAGGACGGCCGGCTCACCGGCCAGCGGGTGTGGGCGCAGTTCGGGCCGGTGCCGACCGAACGTGCGGTCGCCGGGGCGCTGGGCCAGCTCGATGCGGCGCCGGACGGTGGGAGCCTGGACGCCGACGTGGGTCTGTGGGTGGCCGACGCCATCGGTGGGCGGGTGATCCGGGTCGCGGAAGGCGGGCAGATCACCGATGAGGTGCGGCCCGGCACCAATGCGTACGCGTGCGCGCTCGGCGGCGAGTCCGGGCGGACGCTGTTCATCTGTACGGCGCCCGACTTCGACGAGCACGCCCGCAGCGCCGCCCGCGAGGGCCGGATCGTCGCTGTGACGGTGCCGACACCGGCGGCCTGA
- a CDS encoding RNA-guided endonuclease InsQ/TnpB family protein, which translates to MSYRFLTTSDGRHEPNPRFVQTMAGELATAQQALSRKTRGSHNRAKARAKVAAIHTRIRRQRADFHHKTALQLVREHEVIAHEKLRVDNMTRSASGTVAQPGTNVAQKSGLNKSILDAGWAAFLRILTAKAESAGRTTIPVDAAHTSQTCPRCGHVAKQNRRTQAEFTCQGCGYTDHADIVGAINVLRRGLASQPEPVKV; encoded by the coding sequence GTGTCGTATCGTTTTCTGACCACCAGCGACGGCCGGCACGAGCCGAACCCCCGGTTCGTCCAGACGATGGCGGGCGAGCTGGCCACCGCGCAGCAGGCCCTGTCCCGCAAGACGCGGGGTTCCCACAACCGGGCGAAGGCCCGGGCAAAGGTCGCGGCGATCCACACCAGGATCCGCCGGCAGCGCGCCGACTTCCACCACAAGACCGCGCTCCAGCTGGTGCGGGAACACGAGGTGATCGCCCACGAGAAGCTGCGGGTAGATAACATGACCCGCTCGGCGTCCGGGACAGTGGCGCAGCCGGGTACCAACGTGGCCCAGAAGTCCGGGCTGAACAAGAGCATTCTGGACGCGGGCTGGGCTGCGTTCCTGCGAATCCTGACCGCCAAGGCTGAAAGCGCCGGACGGACCACGATTCCCGTGGACGCTGCCCACACCTCCCAAACGTGCCCGCGCTGCGGGCACGTCGCGAAGCAGAACCGCCGCACCCAAGCCGAGTTCACCTGCCAGGGCTGCGGCTACACCGACCACGCCGACATCGTCGGCGCGATCAACGTGTTGAGACGCGGGCTGGCGTCTCAGCCCGAACCCGTCAAGGTTTAG
- a CDS encoding MFS transporter has product MAGRVVTEARRREDRVLLAATLANGPVELLDFLLPLWAGVALGASAVQVGALIAAELAVSVLVRPWAGMLADAYERRFVAAAGALLYALSCAGYALAGGLPFAYAAAVLGGLGGALLWVAVRAMAGERLTEDSAVFPRLTAAEQTGAWVAFVAGLSLLGVAGYRAVFLACAAACLIAAVALLSAPARVVPAAAELPGEVAARLRPMLLAVLVTMAAEAAIALLLLLHLQRHFDLEIMQIAYVFLPGAIAMAVLPPYLHRFVLRFGRIRVLALASVSSAVFAAGLAGAPNPAVIAVLWVFSGAAWAAVIPVQQAVVAEASGARVGRGMGLYEAAVLLGSMAGSLLAGVLYDVSPWQVACLALAAVILAGAGLVPWSVRALRVVDRPQAPTASQTATPAEPEPPVETKSPVDTGPPAVRPQRSPLRKLGEHTLLFLVVQLILAVLDLSWLRDLAAGAVDLLSGARDVPLTGPAWAAYQVGKIWTVVFVIDVIATAVTVVQRRAGRRRAG; this is encoded by the coding sequence GTGGCCGGCCGTGTCGTCACCGAGGCCCGGCGCCGCGAGGACCGGGTCCTGCTGGCCGCGACGCTCGCGAACGGGCCGGTCGAACTGCTCGACTTCCTGCTGCCGTTGTGGGCGGGTGTGGCCCTGGGTGCGAGCGCCGTGCAGGTGGGTGCGCTGATCGCCGCCGAACTCGCGGTGTCGGTGCTGGTCCGGCCGTGGGCCGGGATGCTCGCCGACGCGTACGAGCGCCGTTTCGTGGCGGCCGCCGGCGCGCTGCTCTACGCCCTGTCCTGCGCGGGGTACGCCCTGGCCGGCGGTCTGCCGTTCGCCTACGCGGCGGCGGTGCTGGGTGGTCTCGGCGGGGCGCTGTTGTGGGTCGCGGTCCGGGCGATGGCCGGCGAGCGTCTGACCGAGGACTCGGCCGTGTTTCCGCGCCTGACCGCGGCGGAGCAGACCGGCGCCTGGGTGGCGTTCGTTGCGGGCCTGTCGCTGCTCGGGGTCGCCGGTTACCGGGCGGTCTTTCTCGCCTGCGCGGCGGCCTGCCTGATCGCCGCGGTGGCGTTGCTGAGCGCGCCGGCCCGGGTGGTGCCGGCCGCCGCGGAACTGCCGGGCGAGGTGGCCGCCCGGCTGCGGCCGATGCTGCTGGCGGTGCTGGTGACCATGGCGGCGGAAGCCGCGATCGCCCTGCTCCTGCTGTTGCATCTGCAACGGCATTTCGACCTGGAGATCATGCAGATCGCGTACGTGTTCCTGCCGGGTGCGATCGCGATGGCGGTGCTTCCCCCATATCTGCACCGGTTCGTGCTCCGCTTCGGCCGGATCCGGGTGCTGGCGCTGGCCTCGGTGTCCAGCGCGGTGTTCGCGGCCGGTCTCGCCGGGGCCCCGAACCCGGCGGTCATCGCGGTGTTGTGGGTGTTCAGCGGTGCGGCGTGGGCGGCGGTGATCCCGGTCCAGCAGGCCGTCGTCGCGGAAGCGTCCGGGGCGCGGGTCGGCCGGGGGATGGGCCTGTACGAGGCCGCCGTCCTGCTCGGCTCGATGGCCGGCTCGCTGCTCGCAGGCGTGCTCTACGACGTCTCGCCGTGGCAGGTGGCCTGCCTCGCTCTGGCCGCCGTCATCCTGGCCGGCGCCGGGTTGGTGCCGTGGTCGGTGCGAGCCCTGCGGGTCGTGGACCGGCCGCAGGCGCCCACGGCATCGCAGACGGCCACACCGGCGGAGCCCGAGCCGCCGGTGGAAACGAAGTCGCCGGTGGATACCGGGCCGCCGGCGGTTCGCCCGCAACGGTCGCCGCTGCGCAAGCTCGGCGAGCACACCCTGCTCTTCCTCGTCGTACAGCTGATCCTCGCCGTTCTTGATCTCTCCTGGCTGCGGGATCTCGCCGCGGGCGCCGTCGATCTGCTCTCCGGGGCCCGCGACGTGCCGCTGACCGGGCCCGCCTGGGCGGCCTACCAGGTGGGCAAGATCTGGACGGTGGTCTTCGTGATCGACGTGATCGCGACGGCGGTGACAGTGGTGCAACGCCGAGCGGGCCGGCGGCGGGCGGGTTAA
- a CDS encoding putative bifunctional diguanylate cyclase/phosphodiesterase, which produces MTHVQNLDQGRENRTPPEFWVHLGLNAVLIMVVLAGPDWAADPAMGLSLLSGLVAIHRGPRRYRPSDATPWRYIRFASWIFIASSALRLVREAGGLPDQLVLLPDLLTVPAYALVGLCFSVMLRRRRAAEDDTAWVDAVLMGLGTAFLTWTLLIAPNLDEHLSASQLINALFPIIDVVVLVLAARLLLTHGTRQPALWLMIVACAALFTGDLLYCLRWALEVDLPGVLVNVFLLLMFALLSGASLHPSMRTLTEPQQFVARNLSRARTAMIGIMVIFPVALTSLMPPGTWAGNVVRAVLCVCLVLTVLTRVIRSNNSRARAERISRRRLTHDTLTDLPNRELLTETVTGWMERSGAGRTEIGLLFVDLDRFKMINDNWGHAVGDELLQAVAARLSEQVRPDDVVSRVGGDEFLIAVAGPAHERRAESLAERLLTELSRPFALSIGDVVTSVSIGVAKSADSIGALELIRDADTAMYRAKSNGRNMYAMFDASMHAQVQDRVRLEQALRGAVERGELAAHFQPIIDLASGELDGFEALMRWHSPELGHVSPVDFIPIAEETGMIEEMGAWLLCESVRQLGEWTALRGPGARPLHVSVNVAVRQLRDGSLVRLVDDALRENNLPSSALWLEITESGVMEDLETALLTLNALRAMGVTLCIDDFGTGYSSLSYLHRLPVGIVKIDRSFVSGVGDNGANEPIVRAVLAMTRAMGHRVVAEGVETEVQRDWLRAQGCDLAQGWLYGKADRPANLTGWIMRREAALTEA; this is translated from the coding sequence ATGACCCACGTCCAGAATCTCGATCAGGGGCGGGAGAACCGGACCCCGCCCGAGTTCTGGGTGCATCTCGGCCTCAACGCCGTATTGATCATGGTGGTGCTGGCCGGCCCGGACTGGGCTGCCGACCCGGCCATGGGCCTGTCGCTGTTGTCGGGGCTGGTGGCGATCCACCGGGGGCCACGCCGGTACCGGCCGTCGGACGCGACACCGTGGCGTTACATCCGGTTCGCCTCGTGGATCTTCATCGCGAGCAGCGCGCTGCGGCTGGTCCGGGAGGCGGGTGGGCTGCCCGATCAACTGGTGCTGCTGCCGGATCTGCTGACCGTTCCGGCGTACGCGCTGGTGGGTCTGTGTTTCTCGGTGATGCTGCGCCGGCGGCGGGCCGCGGAGGACGACACGGCGTGGGTTGACGCCGTGCTGATGGGGCTCGGCACCGCGTTCCTGACCTGGACGTTGCTGATCGCGCCGAACCTGGACGAGCATCTGAGCGCCTCGCAGCTGATCAACGCGCTGTTCCCGATCATCGACGTGGTCGTGCTGGTGCTGGCCGCCCGCCTGCTGTTGACGCACGGCACCCGGCAGCCGGCGCTGTGGCTGATGATCGTCGCGTGCGCGGCGCTGTTCACCGGCGACCTGCTGTACTGCCTGCGCTGGGCGCTGGAGGTGGACCTGCCGGGAGTGCTCGTCAACGTCTTCCTGCTGCTGATGTTCGCCCTGCTCAGCGGCGCCTCGCTGCACCCGTCGATGCGTACGCTGACCGAGCCGCAGCAGTTCGTGGCCCGCAATCTGAGCCGGGCCCGGACAGCGATGATCGGGATCATGGTGATCTTCCCGGTCGCGCTGACGTCGCTCATGCCCCCGGGCACCTGGGCGGGCAACGTGGTCCGCGCGGTCCTGTGCGTCTGCCTGGTGCTGACGGTGCTGACCCGGGTGATCCGCTCGAACAACTCCCGGGCCCGCGCCGAGCGGATCAGCCGGCGGCGCCTGACCCACGACACGCTCACCGACCTGCCCAACCGCGAGCTGCTCACCGAGACCGTGACCGGCTGGATGGAACGCTCCGGCGCCGGGCGGACCGAGATCGGCCTGCTCTTCGTCGACCTCGACCGATTCAAGATGATCAACGACAACTGGGGTCACGCGGTCGGGGACGAGTTGCTTCAGGCGGTGGCCGCGCGGCTGAGCGAGCAGGTGCGCCCGGACGACGTGGTGAGCCGGGTCGGCGGCGACGAGTTCCTGATCGCGGTGGCCGGGCCGGCCCACGAACGGCGCGCCGAGTCGCTCGCCGAGCGGCTGCTCACCGAGCTCAGCCGGCCGTTCGCGCTGTCCATCGGCGACGTGGTGACCTCGGTGTCGATCGGCGTGGCGAAATCGGCCGACAGCATCGGCGCCCTGGAGCTGATCCGCGACGCCGACACCGCGATGTACCGAGCGAAGAGCAACGGCCGCAACATGTACGCGATGTTCGACGCCTCGATGCACGCCCAGGTGCAGGACCGGGTCCGGCTGGAGCAGGCGCTGCGCGGCGCGGTGGAGCGCGGCGAACTGGCCGCCCACTTCCAGCCGATCATCGACCTGGCCTCCGGCGAGCTCGACGGTTTCGAGGCGCTGATGCGCTGGCACTCGCCGGAGCTGGGCCACGTCTCACCGGTGGACTTCATCCCGATCGCGGAAGAGACCGGGATGATCGAGGAGATGGGGGCGTGGCTGCTGTGCGAGTCGGTCCGCCAGCTCGGTGAGTGGACCGCGCTGCGGGGCCCGGGCGCCCGCCCGCTGCACGTCTCGGTGAACGTCGCGGTGCGCCAGCTGCGCGACGGTTCCCTGGTGCGGCTCGTCGACGACGCGCTGCGGGAGAACAATCTGCCGTCGTCCGCCCTGTGGCTGGAGATCACCGAGTCGGGGGTGATGGAGGACCTGGAGACGGCGCTGCTCACCCTCAACGCGCTGCGGGCCATGGGGGTCACCCTGTGCATCGACGACTTCGGCACCGGCTACTCCTCGCTGAGCTACCTCCACCGGCTCCCGGTCGGCATCGTCAAGATCGACCGGTCGTTCGTCTCGGGCGTCGGCGACAACGGCGCCAACGAGCCGATCGTCCGCGCGGTGCTGGCGATGACCCGGGCGATGGGCCACCGGGTCGTCGCCGAGGGCGTCGAGACCGAGGTCCAGCGCGACTGGCTCCGCGCGCAGGGATGCGACCTGGCGCAGGGCTGGCTCTACGGCAAGGCCGACCGGCCGGCCAACCTGACCGGCTGGATCATGCGGCGCGAGGCGGCGCTGACCGAGGCCTGA